From Chloroflexota bacterium, one genomic window encodes:
- the atpC gene encoding ATP synthase F1 subunit epsilon yields MPIRCEIVSQDRLIFEGDADSVLLPGTEGEMGILPNHAPLLSTLSFGVIKVRQQNAEEIFTVAGGVVEVQPKIITVLADRAENVREIDVARAEAARQRAEKILAEGPPPDSDSFLRMEAALRRSNLRLDAVRRYRQGRRADVPSMLEDRG; encoded by the coding sequence ATGCCTATTCGTTGTGAGATCGTTTCTCAAGACCGTTTGATTTTTGAAGGTGATGCCGATTCGGTGCTTTTGCCAGGCACAGAAGGTGAGATGGGCATACTCCCGAACCACGCGCCGCTGTTATCGACGCTGTCTTTTGGCGTTATCAAGGTGCGCCAACAGAACGCGGAAGAGATTTTTACAGTCGCTGGCGGGGTAGTGGAAGTTCAACCCAAAATTATCACAGTGCTGGCAGATCGGGCTGAAAATGTGCGCGAGATTGATGTTGCGCGTGCTGAGGCCGCTCGTCAGCGCGCCGAAAAAATCCTCGCCGAAGGGCCTCCGCCCGATTCCGATTCTTTCTTGCGAATGGAAGCAGCTTTGCGGCGTTCCAACCTCCGTTTGGATGCTGTGCGCCGCTACCGTCAGGGACGCCGTGCGGATGTGCCTTCCATGCTGGAAGATCGGGGTTAG
- a CDS encoding rod shape-determining protein — translation MALFSKDIGIDLGTIWTRIAEDGQVILQEPTVVAIAVDELKIVSLGQEAQDMYGRVPDTLEVAYPLKNAVIADYEVSEKLLEYLIRKVSSPARIFRPRVMMSVPYGVTSVERRAVHEAALEAVKRDVFLIYQPMAAALGVDLPFHTPTGNMIICLGGGATQAAVMATYGIVSAETVRMGGLQLDDAIMTYIRRKFGLVIAQPTAERIKMEIGAAVPQDEERSIEIQGQDQVTGLPRPLTLTTGEIVEALQDVLSNVVETARRVLEKTPPELVSDIIDRGIALCGGASLLRGIDKLLTKELGVPAYLVDNPTTCVAEGTSLSLQPSVYAKIKRNLPPV, via the coding sequence ATGGCCCTTTTCTCAAAAGACATTGGAATTGACCTGGGTACGATTTGGACGCGTATTGCAGAAGATGGACAGGTTATTCTTCAGGAGCCCACAGTTGTTGCGATTGCGGTTGATGAACTGAAAATTGTCTCCCTGGGGCAGGAAGCTCAGGATATGTATGGGCGTGTTCCTGATACCCTGGAGGTGGCCTATCCGTTGAAGAATGCCGTTATCGCGGATTACGAAGTTTCCGAGAAGCTATTGGAATACCTTATCCGCAAAGTGAGCAGTCCAGCGCGTATCTTTCGTCCGCGGGTGATGATGTCCGTCCCCTATGGTGTCACCAGCGTTGAGCGTCGTGCCGTGCATGAAGCCGCGCTGGAAGCGGTCAAACGTGATGTCTTTTTGATCTATCAACCTATGGCGGCAGCTTTGGGGGTCGATTTACCATTCCACACACCCACCGGGAATATGATCATTTGTCTGGGCGGTGGTGCAACCCAGGCCGCCGTTATGGCTACCTATGGGATTGTTTCAGCGGAGACCGTTCGGATGGGTGGGTTGCAATTGGACGATGCGATTATGACCTATATCCGCCGCAAATTTGGTTTGGTGATTGCACAGCCAACAGCCGAACGCATCAAAATGGAAATTGGTGCAGCCGTCCCGCAGGATGAAGAAAGAAGCATCGAGATACAGGGCCAAGACCAGGTTACAGGCTTGCCGCGCCCGCTGACGCTTACTACCGGTGAAATTGTTGAAGCCCTACAGGATGTGTTGAGTAATGTTGTTGAGACGGCCCGGCGTGTACTCGAAAAAACCCCACCCGAGCTTGTATCCGACATCATTGATCGCGGTATCGCCCTGTGCGGCGGCGCATCCCTGCTTCGCGGTATCGACAAATTGCTGACTAAAGAATTAGGCGTCCCCGCTTATCTTGTTGATAACCCCACGACATGTGTGG